TTTTGATAATTGCTCGGGGCGGTGCTCATGCTGCGTTTTGATGATTTGCAGTTGTTCGTGCGTGCGGCGGATTTGGGGAGCTTGTCGGCTGCCGCACGGGTCATGGATATGTCGGCGGCGGTGGCCAGTGCTGCGTTGAAACGCATCGAGCAACAGTTGGGTGCGCGCTTGCTGGCTCGTTCCACTCGCAGCCTGCGCCTGACCGCCGAGGGCGAAGGCTTTTTGCAGTACGCCCGTGGTGCCTTGAGCCAACTGGATGAAGGCCGGCGCCTGCTGGCTAGCGGTCAGGATCATGTCAGCGGCGTCCTGCAGTTGTCGGCGCCTTCGGACTTCGGACGTAACCTGTTGCTGCCGTGGCTGGACGAGTTTCAGCGCGAGCACCCGCAATTGAGCGTGCGCCTGCTGCTGGGCGACCGGATCGCCGATCTGTTCCGCCAACCGGTGGATATAGCCCTGCGCTACGGTGAACCCGAGGATTCGAGCCTGGTGGCCTTGCCAGTGGCGCCGGACAATCGCCGGGTGTTGTGCGCAGCCCCCAGCTACCTGGCCCGGCATGGCGAGCCGCGCCATCTGGAGGAGTTGGCCCAGCACAATTGCCTGCTGTATATGCTCGGCAGCCGGGTGCACGACCATTGGCGCTTTCAAGATGCCAAACGGGAAATCAGCCTGACCGTCAGCGGTGACCGTTTCAGTGACGATGCGGATGTGGTACGGCGTTGGGCCGTGGCCGGGGTGGGCATTGCCTACAAATCCTGGCTGGATGTCAGCGCCGATGTGCTGGCTGGCCGCCTGCAGTTGCTCTTGCCCGAGCTGCAGGGTGAGCGCACACCGCTCAATCTGCTATGCGCCCATCGCGCGCAATTGAGCAAACCGGTCAACCTCTTGCGTGAAATGCTCGTGGCACGTTGTGGGAAGTTGAGCGCGCAATTGCCCGAACGCGGGGGGACTACACAATAACCTCACGGATTTCAGGAAATTTCAGGCAGTTGCTGTCGCTGATTTGGCGGTAAGGCGCCACGGAATCTGCTGCCCACACACTTATACTTTTGCGCGAAATGGAGCAAACCAACGATTCAACAGGGAGTGAGTACATGGAACAGGCACCATGCATCAGCCAGATCGCCACCTTGCTGGCAGACCCCAAACGCACGGCAATGATCTGGGCGTTGATGGACGGCTCGGCCAAGCCGTCCGAGGAACTGGCGAGTTTGGCCGGGTTATCAGCGTCATCGGCCAATGCGCATTTGGCGCGGTTGGCGGCGGGTGGATTGCTGCGCATCGAAGCCCGTGGGCGCAAGCGCTTCTTCCGTATGGCAGCGGCGGATGTGGGCGCGGCAGTCGATGCGTTGGCCAGTACCACAATGGCCAGTATGGCGCGCAGTGCCCCCAGCCGGCCGGGCGCGGCATTGCTGGCGCCGGCGTTGTTGCGTCAGGCGCGGCTCTGCCATG
The Pseudomonas hygromyciniae genome window above contains:
- a CDS encoding LysR family transcriptional regulator, which translates into the protein MLRFDDLQLFVRAADLGSLSAAARVMDMSAAVASAALKRIEQQLGARLLARSTRSLRLTAEGEGFLQYARGALSQLDEGRRLLASGQDHVSGVLQLSAPSDFGRNLLLPWLDEFQREHPQLSVRLLLGDRIADLFRQPVDIALRYGEPEDSSLVALPVAPDNRRVLCAAPSYLARHGEPRHLEELAQHNCLLYMLGSRVHDHWRFQDAKREISLTVSGDRFSDDADVVRRWAVAGVGIAYKSWLDVSADVLAGRLQLLLPELQGERTPLNLLCAHRAQLSKPVNLLREMLVARCGKLSAQLPERGGTTQ